The Brassica oleracea var. oleracea cultivar TO1000 chromosome C7, BOL, whole genome shotgun sequence sequence TTTTTAGTAACTTATCGCTGCGTCGACATCTTCCCGAACAGGGCTACACTAGAAACGTGACTGAAAAAGAAAACTAACAGTCTTCAACTGAAAAACCCTTACCCTTTTCCATCTCCTCCGAGTCTTTACCCTTTGTTGGCTTGAACCATAAGGCACATATGAGATAAACAACAAAGTTGATTCCACTGAGAATGACTAAAAGCCAATAAAAGAGATCGAGCCGGCCATGGTTGATGTTATCAGCCAACCATCCTCCATTTACAGAAGTTGCAGTGACCTTTTTGACGATTGAAACCAAGAAACTGCTGACGAAGAAGCCTAGTGACAAAGTAGTCAAGAAAAGTCCAGTGCTCATTGTTTTCATTCCCTTGGGCGATTGGGTTATGAAGAAATCAAGTTGGCCAGTGTATATAAAGGCTTCCCCAGATCCTACTAGGAAGAATTGTGGAACGAGTTGGAAAACACTTATGGGCAATATTTTCTGTGTACTAGATTTCGCCACTAATAGACGCTTTTGCTCAACTATGGCTGCAGCTGCCATTCCAACGGTTGATAAGACTAATCCAATAGCCATTCTCTGCAGGCTAGAGAATCCTGAATTATCAATACATAGGTAACGGATATTAAATAAAGATACTCTAAGATAACTAAATAGGCCATATATATTTTATACCAAAAGTGACAAAATAATCTTCATGTTAAAAATTGATAAAATAGTCTAAAATTAAACCATAGACTTTTAAAACAAAAATATCTAAATTCTAAAAGATAAAGCCAGGATTGAAAGAATTAGACTATACGTATGTATGTATATATATGAATGTTTTATGCATCTTATCTCACCTGGTTTTCCTTTCCATTTCTTCCAAAAAGGCATGATGACACGGTCGTAGAAAGCCAAAGTTATAAGAATAGCCGCAACGAAAAACACGGTGAGAGAACCTGCTGGGATCTGGAAGTTTCCAACGTTGCGTCTCATGGTTGAAGCTTGCTCAACTGAGAATGTAATCATTTGGGCATATGTTGTCCAGAAAATTATAGTGGTTGCCCAAATAGGCAAAAGCCTAACCATCATTTTCACTTCCTCAACTTTGGTCACCGAGCTTAGCTTCCAAGGGTTCGGAATTGCGATGCCATCTAGAGTTTGTTCAAAATCTCCTTCGGTAACTACGGCCGCCTTGTCCAACATGCTGCACTCAAGAAATTTTTTAAATAAGAATTTAGTTTAATATACAACTGCTAAGGTTCGTAGTAGAGTAGGTTAATTAGTCATCCCCCTAAGAGCGAAACTTGACCTGAGCACTCTCTATGGAAGATCTCTACTAGATCATTAATGAAGCTAGGAAATTCTACATTAAATTACTTGTTTTTGTTTGTTATAACTGAAATAGACTAACGTACCGAAACTGATCAGTATGTTCAATTCTCAAGCCCTCGGGAGTATCTTCATAAAGATAGACAATGCTTTGAGGCAGTTCCGTTTTTCTCTTCCTAATCGAAGCTGCAATTATTTGAAAAATTTGCACAACGGGACTTCCTTGGCTCTTCTTATAACGGTAACTCTTAGTTCCAGACAAGAAAACTGCAATAGCTATAGCCATAGATACAGTGCAGATTCCATAAGCCCATGATCTTCCCACTTCATCTTGTATGTAAACCAAAACAGTCACAGCCATTAATGTCCCCATGCTAATGATGAAGAAGAATCTGCGCGAGCCAAGTCCAATTTTTTTTTTAGTGAATAAACAAAAATGTTACTTTGCCAATGAAATTAAAAAAAAAAAAGACTTAACCTCACCTGTTGAAGAAGAAAGCCATCTGAGCTTTTTCTTTAGGATCCTTGTCATCAAATTGGTCAGACCCAAAGCCGGAGATGCTAGACTTAAGGCCACCAGTTCCAAGGGCTATAAGGTAAAGTGCAATGTAGAGAAATGTCATTTGGAAAGCAGTGGCGGTCGTACAGGTTTCACCGTGGTGGCATGTTGGCGGACGCAGTTCTGGAAGCTTTGTTGCCACCGCTAGTGCACCGGTTCCCTATATATAGTGTATACAGGATATTAAAACCGTTTCAAACTATTAATTATGAGGTTGTTTCCAGGTTTAATATCAAACATATGTTTAATTCTTCTCTTGATTTTTTTTTTGTTTCAAATATGATCTCAGTTGAAGGCCTTGTCAAAATTTTATATTGAAGGTATATTTAGTTAGCTTATTTATTTTTGACCAAAATAGTTGACAAAAATAGTTTATTTATTTTTGGTAAAATTATGGGCTTTGTATATATTAGGAAACAAAAAATTTAATTTTGAATCGGAGTTTTTTGCCAACTGTTCAACTTACTAAGTTTTACTAAGAAATGATATCTTCAATGGTGCATCAAATGAGAGAATACATTAAAAAAATATTAAGAAAAATCTATTCCTATTATTTTAGGGGACAAAATGAAGATGTAAATAATTTACACAATATTTGAGGGAATGCTATTCACAAACCCATTTTGATGTTATAAATTTTTTATTTGCAAAATAATCCCTATAATTTTGACAAAACTTTATTTTATGCATAACTAAAAAATACACAAAATATATCTTTAAAACTTTTTATTTAATATGTATAAAATGATTAAACTTTAAAACATAATTATAAATAAAAAGTTAGTTAAACACTTAAATATAGAACTTTATGATTCTATAATGATATATATATATATATAAACAATAACATTAAACATACATAATAGTAGACTTTCATTTAGACAGTACTATATTACTATATTTAAACTATTTTGTGTTTTTCTAAGTTTTGGTATTATGTATGTTACTTTTTTTGCAAAACACAAAAATAGTTTAAATAGAGTAATATAGTACTGTCTAAATAAAAATCTACTATTATTTTGTATGTGATTATGTAATTTTATTGATGTAGAAATGTTTTTTTTTTAAGTTTAGTTTAAAATTTAAAATAAGTGAGTGAAATTTTTTGTGCCAAAAAAAAGAGAGTGCAATTTTAAATCTAATCAAATAAAGGGTGCTATTAGAAATAAACAAGAAATTTTAGACCAAAAAAAAGAAATGAACAAGAAGTGCATAAATTAATATTTTAAAATTTGAGAAAAAATAAGGGAAACCAATCAAACCACTAGAGTAAAACTTAAACTTATTTTGAGTTTACTTACTCCTATTTATTTTAAAATAATATGGAATATAAACTATCATCCTTTTAAGGTATCCAGTTATTGGCCATAATGATTTAAAAAAAAATAAATAACTATGTATACATATATATATATATATATATGTATTAACCAAAGCTGTTTGTTTCAGAGTCATACCAAAGCTTGAATTGTTGAGAAAATAGCGATGGTTTTGAAACGGCCGAGGAAGGAGTCAGCTAGAAACCCGCCGAGTAAGCAGAGGAGGAAGGAAGTGCCCATAAAGTCAGTGACAATGTTGGCAGAGTTTGAGCTTGGGAGATGCATTGTCTCCATCAGGTATGTTACCAAATTCACTGCTATTCCCATTGTTGATAGCCTCTCCACAACTTCTATCCCTGCAATATTTTTTAAAAGATATTCTATCAGCTCTGTTATATTCCCATTTTCCAAGATTTCTAGTCAGTCCATTTTACATAAAATAATAATCTTCTAATAATGTTGAGTGTTTCCGGTTTTCACAACCCATATCCAAGTAGTGAATGACTCAATGATTAATACGAAAAACAGGTAAGGCGCCGGTAAATTTAATTTATACACTAGAATTTCGATAATGTTTGAAACTCGCATTACTAAGGAGTCATAAATAAGTTTGACTGTCGACCAATCCATAGAATTTCCGGACTCCAACTATTTATTCTTGTAACGTATACCAAAAGAGATTGTTGCATTATTAAATCCATGAATGAGTCGTGTCTGTAAAAAATCAATTATATTTGTCGTTACAAAAAGTAGGGAACCAATGGAAATGTGTTGTCTCTCAGAAAACAACGAAACCAAATGTGGACAGTCCGGACAATTATAAGAGCAGCTCCATCGCAAGCTCTTCAATGAGTTTTTAGCATTTAAGAAAAAAGAAAAAAAAAATAATTTTGGTGAGAGAACGTTGAAAGATTCTGATTACAGGGTTTTAAGAATCGGTTGCAAACTTAAAAAGACAGATGTCATTGCAGTAGTGTTTCAACTGGTTTTGGAAAATTAATACATAATTAAATTACTATAATAACATTTTTTTTTTAGAACTTTTCACAGGTTGTAACCGATGGAGCTGGCCTAACTAAGACAACTGGAATATCTAAGGAACAAAACAAGAGGGCATAAATTAGAGATCGGCGTTTTTATAAATCCTAAGTAAACACGTGAATCCTGATATCTAATTTCGTGTTCTCTCTCTAATTTTAATATATCTTTTGTGTATTATTCAAATTTTGGAAAGAAAACTATTATTGGAGTATATGATTGGATGAGTAAAGATGGGATCATGGGGAGTCATGTGGCGTGTCTCTTTTCTCTTTATCTTTCCTACACTTAGCGTGATTCAGAACAACGCCATATCATATTTTATATTCAAGACTTATTTCTATCATATCATGTGTGAGTGTGACTGATTTGAGATTGAAACTCTTTTGTTCTTGACCATATATTTACGTATTGTGGAAATAATAAACTTAGACGCATGAACAACCACCCTCGTTACTAAATTTAATCAACTACGTATTGGTAGACTATCACCCTTTACCAATATGTGCGCGACATATGTCTTTTAGTTCATTTTACCATATATTAAATAATAATAATTATGCATGATTATTTTACCCCAAATAACTCAGTACGTTGTGCATGTAGCACGTAGATGAAGATTAGTTTCTAGTAATACATAGATGAGTAAACTTCACGCAGATTTTCGTGATCATGATGGCCACATGAATATATCTAAATGTAAATCTGGACAAATAGTATATCTGCAAATGCATCTATGTATAGTAAAGTACAGAGGCAATATTTTTGGACAAATAGTACATCTACAAATGCATAAATGTTTCTTCAAAAGTATAGAGAAGATACCAGAAATTACTAACCTATGTCCAGAACTTAATAATAATGAAGAAAATAGAAGAGAAGAAAACGAACCAAGAATGAAAGCTGC is a genomic window containing:
- the LOC106306928 gene encoding protein NRT1/ PTR FAMILY 6.2-like — encoded protein: MESKGSWTVADAVDYNGLPADKSKTGGWITAAFILGIEVVERLSTMGIAVNLVTYLMETMHLPSSNSANIVTDFMGTSFLLCLLGGFLADSFLGRFKTIAIFSTIQALGTGALAVATKLPELRPPTCHHGETCTTATAFQMTFLYIALYLIALGTGGLKSSISGFGSDQFDDKDPKEKAQMAFFFNRFFFIISMGTLMAVTVLVYIQDEVGRSWAYGICTVSMAIAIAVFLSGTKSYRYKKSQGSPVVQIFQIIAASIRKRKTELPQSIVYLYEDTPEGLRIEHTDQFRMLDKAAVVTEGDFEQTLDGIAIPNPWKLSSVTKVEEVKMMVRLLPIWATTIIFWTTYAQMITFSVEQASTMRRNVGNFQIPAGSLTVFFVAAILITLAFYDRVIMPFWKKWKGKPGFSSLQRMAIGLVLSTVGMAAAAIVEQKRLLVAKSSTQKILPISVFQLVPQFFLVGSGEAFIYTGQLDFFITQSPKGMKTMSTGLFLTTLSLGFFVSSFLVSIVKKVTATSVNGGWLADNINHGRLDLFYWLLVILSGINFVVYLICALWFKPTKGKDSEEMEKGKGFSVEDC